One region of Streptomyces subrutilus genomic DNA includes:
- a CDS encoding NUDIX domain-containing protein: protein MSRRTDYFNDPDAPKANSIVPAVTAFVVNDTGEVLLERRSDNGRWGMPGGVQEVGENIAGTVVREVLEETGIHVEVVGLVGIFTDPGHVIAFADGEVRQEFSLCFRARPVGGEIKVSSESFAVRWVPRSELDDLDISPTTRRRLDEGFRDVPIPVIS, encoded by the coding sequence ATGAGCCGCCGTACCGACTACTTCAACGACCCGGACGCCCCCAAGGCCAACAGCATCGTGCCCGCGGTGACGGCATTCGTCGTGAACGACACCGGCGAGGTTCTCCTCGAACGACGCTCCGACAACGGCCGTTGGGGCATGCCGGGCGGAGTTCAGGAGGTTGGGGAGAACATCGCGGGAACGGTCGTGCGTGAAGTCCTGGAAGAGACCGGCATCCACGTTGAAGTGGTCGGACTGGTCGGCATCTTCACGGACCCCGGGCACGTCATCGCCTTCGCTGACGGGGAGGTCCGACAGGAGTTCTCCCTCTGCTTCCGAGCCAGGCCAGTCGGCGGCGAGATCAAAGTCAGCTCGGAGTCATTCGCCGTGCGGTGGGTGCCCCGGTCAGAGCTGGATGACCTGGACATTTCCCCGACCACGCGCCGGCGCCTGGATGAAGGCTTCCGCGACGTGCCGATCCCCGTAATCAGCTAG
- a CDS encoding XRE family transcriptional regulator has translation MANERLRSAMLTHGVTVEVMAEHVGVDPKTVERWITQGRAPYRRHRLAIAAYLREDETYLWPNGLPEGQRQDAADAEVLKVYPHRSYVPPELWLQLFGRAEREIGVLVHAGVFLAENPRWPQLLRQKAAAGVRARILLGDPDSPEVQRRGQEEEIGEGVAYKVREVMKLYRPLYGVAGIEFRMHRSTLHNSLYRADDEWLVNTQVYGVSAPLTPVLHLRRVAGAELAATYQQSFEKVWDEAAPIERTS, from the coding sequence ATGGCAAACGAGCGGTTACGGTCGGCGATGCTCACGCACGGCGTCACCGTCGAAGTCATGGCCGAGCACGTCGGCGTGGATCCGAAGACTGTGGAACGGTGGATCACTCAAGGCCGGGCACCGTACCGCCGTCATCGCCTCGCGATAGCCGCCTACCTGCGCGAGGACGAGACCTACCTCTGGCCGAACGGTCTCCCTGAAGGGCAGCGCCAGGACGCCGCCGACGCCGAAGTCCTCAAGGTGTACCCACACCGCTCCTACGTCCCGCCCGAGCTGTGGCTCCAGCTATTCGGCCGAGCCGAGCGGGAAATCGGGGTGCTGGTCCATGCCGGCGTGTTCCTTGCCGAGAACCCGCGCTGGCCGCAACTGCTCCGCCAGAAGGCGGCGGCCGGGGTACGAGCCCGCATCCTCCTGGGGGATCCGGACAGCCCGGAGGTCCAGCGGCGCGGGCAGGAAGAAGAGATCGGCGAAGGCGTGGCCTACAAGGTGCGGGAGGTGATGAAGCTATACCGCCCGCTCTACGGGGTAGCAGGCATTGAGTTCCGCATGCACCGATCCACGCTGCACAACTCCCTGTACCGCGCGGACGATGAATGGTTGGTGAACACCCAGGTCTACGGTGTGAGCGCACCCCTGACCCCGGTCCTCCACCTTCGTCGGGTCGCGGGCGCCGAGCTGGCCGCGACATATCAGCAAAGCTTCGAGAAGGTCTGGGACGAAGCAGCTCCCATCGAAAGGACCTCATGA
- a CDS encoding GntR family transcriptional regulator, whose protein sequence is MSSPSPRGTYQVISQVLRERIAAGDYADGLPSEAEIGREFGVARTTVRRALRALEDAGDVKSVAGVGRAVAGGAESAPYERIMNDLLGQIQRGELPAGTRLPSEAALAVTYAVARGTVRRAVRELETAGHVEARHGVGRFVRSPS, encoded by the coding sequence GTGTCGAGCCCAAGCCCGCGTGGCACGTATCAGGTTATCTCTCAGGTACTGCGTGAGCGGATCGCTGCTGGTGACTACGCCGACGGGTTGCCGTCCGAGGCTGAGATCGGGCGGGAGTTCGGTGTGGCACGTACGACCGTGCGGCGCGCGCTGCGGGCCCTCGAAGACGCAGGGGACGTCAAGTCCGTGGCCGGTGTGGGGCGGGCGGTGGCCGGGGGCGCCGAGTCCGCACCGTACGAGCGGATCATGAATGACCTGCTTGGGCAGATTCAGCGTGGGGAGCTTCCTGCCGGCACCCGGCTGCCGAGCGAGGCCGCGCTCGCCGTGACGTACGCGGTCGCCCGTGGGACCGTGCGCCGAGCGGTGCGCGAGCTGGAAACCGCTGGGCATGTTGAGGCTCGGCACGGTGTGGGGCGGTTCGTTCGTTCCCCCTCCTGA
- a CDS encoding IS5 family transposase (programmed frameshift), producing the protein MRRHELTDAEWELLAPLIPSAGRGRPRAEDRRVINGMVYKIRTGVSWRDLPERYGPWKTVYTRFRCYAIDGVFTRALQQIQAQADAAGDIDWLVQIDSTIVRAHQHAAATGRKRGSTTDEPDDHALGRSRGGLTTKIHLACDGRGRPLAILLSPGQRHDGICARPLLERIRVPRTGLGGPRCRPEHVIADKAYSSRGFRAYLRKRGIGHTIPEKSDQKRHRRNRGRRGGRPAGFDSEIYRRRNTVERCFNQLKGFRGIATRYEKTATSYEAAVTLASLMLWARSI; encoded by the exons ATACGTCGTCATGAACTGACTGATGCTGAATGGGAGTTGCTGGCCCCGCTGATACCGAGTGCCGGCAGGGGCCGGCCTCGGGCGGAGGACCGCCGGGTCATCAACGGGATGGTCTACAAGATCCGGACCGGGGTTTCCTGGCGTGACCTGCCGGAACGTTATGGCCCGTGGAAAACGGTCTACACCCGATTCCGCTGCTACGCCATCGACGGCGTGTTCACCCGGGCCCTGCAGCAGATCCAGGCCCAGGCGGACGCCGCCGGTGACATCGACTGGCTGGTGCAGATCGACTCCACCATCGTCCGCGCCCACCAGCACGCAGCCGCCACCGGCCGAAAAAGGGGAAGCACA ACGGACGAACCGGACGATCACGCCCTCGGCCGATCCCGAGGAGGCCTGACCACCAAAATCCATCTCGCCTGCGACGGCCGAGGCCGCCCCCTGGCCATCCTGCTGAGCCCGGGCCAACGACACGACGGCATCTGCGCACGCCCGCTCCTCGAACGCATCCGAGTACCCCGCACCGGCCTCGGCGGGCCCCGCTGCCGACCGGAACACGTGATCGCCGACAAGGCCTACAGCTCGCGCGGCTTCCGCGCCTACCTGCGCAAACGCGGTATCGGACACACGATCCCGGAGAAGAGCGACCAGAAACGACACCGCCGAAACCGGGGCCGCCGAGGTGGCCGACCGGCAGGCTTCGACAGCGAGATCTACCGCCGCCGCAACACCGTCGAACGCTGCTTCAACCAGCTCAAGGGCTTCCGAGGCATCGCCACCCGCTACGAGAAGACCGCCACCTCATACGAAGCAGCGGTCACACTCGCGTCGCTCATGCTCTGGGCAAGATCAATTTGA
- a CDS encoding HD domain-containing protein: protein MQLAKWAHDLAESLLAKDLPRRWAHSQRVYTQALTLAPALGSDAELLAAAAIAHDVGYAEQAVDTGQHMIDGARYLRDVVGADPRLCSIVAFHTSSPWEASELGLADALAEFGPAESELVDAITYCDLTSSPVGDLVDPARRLAEVLERYGPDHVVFRAVSAARPELLERVDRVRERQAEALAARLRVRLQIDLAQSMSDASVTAASYEVAVFS from the coding sequence ATGCAGTTGGCCAAGTGGGCCCACGATCTCGCCGAGTCCCTGCTCGCGAAAGACCTGCCGCGGCGGTGGGCACACTCGCAGCGGGTCTACACGCAGGCCCTGACCCTGGCGCCTGCGCTCGGCTCCGACGCCGAGCTGTTGGCGGCCGCAGCCATCGCCCACGACGTCGGGTATGCCGAGCAGGCGGTGGACACCGGTCAGCACATGATTGACGGCGCCCGGTACCTGCGGGACGTGGTGGGGGCCGACCCGCGGTTGTGCAGCATCGTTGCTTTCCACACCTCCTCGCCCTGGGAGGCCTCCGAGCTCGGATTGGCCGATGCGCTCGCCGAGTTCGGGCCGGCAGAGTCCGAGCTGGTCGACGCCATCACCTACTGCGACTTGACCAGCAGTCCTGTCGGCGATCTGGTCGACCCGGCCCGTCGGCTCGCCGAGGTGCTGGAGCGGTACGGGCCGGACCACGTCGTCTTCCGGGCCGTGTCCGCAGCACGGCCGGAACTGTTGGAGCGAGTGGACCGGGTCCGGGAGCGGCAGGCCGAGGCCCTGGCGGCTCGACTTAGGGTCCGTCTTCAAATTGATCTTGCCCAGAGCATGAGCGACGCGAGTGTGACCGCTGCTTCGTATGAGGTGGCGGTCTTCTCGTAG